The sequence below is a genomic window from Alphaproteobacteria bacterium.
CCGCCGCTATATTGGCGCTAAGCAGTTGCTCCGAAGAAGAAGCCCCGCATAAGCTGAAAGTAGCATGCGGCTCTGTAGGTATAGAATTGAAATTATGTTCGGATGCAGTGAAGCGCTGGTCGGAAGCTAATAACTATCCTGCAGAAATTGTATCGATGCCCGCAAGCGCCTCCGAACGCTTAGCGCTTTATCAGCAATTTTTATCCGCTAAACAATCCTCCATTGATGTATTTCAGATAGATGTAGTGTGGCCGGGTATTTTAAAAACTCATTTGCTGGATTTAAAGCCATTTGTTCCTCAAGAAGAAGTAGATCAACACTTCGAGAGCATTATCAAAAATAATACCGTCGATGGACAATTGCTCGCGCTACCGCTTTATACCGATGTAGGTATCTTGTATTACCGCAAAGATTTGCTGGAAAAATATGACCGTACGCCCCCTAAAACATGGCAAGAACTTACCGTAACCGCACAATATATTCAGGATGCTGAACGCGCAGAGGGTAAGCCGGATATGTGGGGCTATGTATGGCAGGGCAAAGCATATGAAGGCCTCACCTGCAATGCATTGGAATGGGTAAGCAGCAGCGGCGGAGGCAGCTTAGTGCAAGCTGATGGCACCATCACTGTCGCTAATGACGAAGCCGCCGAAGCCATTAATCGTGCGGCTAGCTGGATTGGTACCATTACCCCCCAAGGCGTACTGAACTACAGCGAAGAAGAATCGCGAGGTGTATTCCAATCTGGTAAAGCAGTATTTATGCGCAACTGGCCCTATGCTTGGAGCTTGGCGCAGGGCGAAGGAAGTCCTATTAAAGGTAAAGTCGGTGTCGCCATGATTCCGAATGGTGGCGATCCTGACGATCCACATTCCGGCACACTTGGCGGTTGGGAAATGGGAGTTTCTAAATATTCCAAACAACAAGAAAAAGCAGTGGATCTGGTGCGTTATCTCACCGGCCCTGAAACGCAATATGCCTATGCTTTAGAAGCCAGCTATAATCCTACTATACGCGATTTATATAAAGACCAACGGGTGTTGGATGCACTTCCGGCTTCCGATGTATTATATGATGCGCTATCACGCGCTGTTCCGCGTCCGTCCCGAGCGACAGGACTGCGCTATAACCGCGTATCTTACGACTTCTGGAATGCGGTGCACGCCGTTCTTTCTGGCGACGACAGCGCAAAAGATGAGTTGACTGCAATCAAGAAGCGTTGGCAACGTTTTCAAACGGAGAGTGGCGAGTGGCAGTAAACGAACCCGTAATAGAGCAAAAATCGCTGCTTACCCGACAGCGCATACGCTCGGCGTGGATGTTTCTAACACCCATGATAATTGTGATTATATGCGTAGCTGGCTGGCCATTGGCGCGCACAATCTACTTTTCATTTACCAATGCAACACTGTCAGATATTGACTCCCATAGTTTCATAGGCCTAGATAATTTTATCTATTTGATGCAAGATAAAGAGTGGTGGATTTCGGTTAAAAATACCCTGATATTCACCGGAGCCTCAGTTTCGCTTGAGGTGATTTTTGGAACTATCATCGCTTTGGCGCTCAATGCCCACATGCCCGGTCGTGGATTGCTTCGCGCTTCGGTTATGATCCCATGGGCAATTCCCACCATTGTTTCCGCGCAAATGTGGAACTGGATGTTTAATGATTTTTACGGCGTCATTAATGCTATGATGATGGGTATGGGGCTGATTGATCAGCCATGGGCGTGGACAGCAGATCCGAATTTATCGCTATGGGCAGTGGTAATTGCCGATGTGTGGAAAACCACACCTTTTATGGCTTTGCTGATTCTGGCCGCATTGCAGGTATTGCCAGGTGAATGTTATGAAGCTGCGCGGGTGGATGGTATTCATCCAGTGCGGGGATTTTTCAAAGTTACCGTGCCGCTTATCAAACCTGCTTTATTAGTGGCGGTGATATTCCGCTGTTTAGATGCGTTACGTATCTTTGATTTAGTGTATGTCCTTACCAGCGGTAGCCGCAGTACAATGACCATGTCTATATATGCGCGGCGTGAATTGGTGGATTTTCAAGATGTTGGTTTTGGCTCTGCCGCTTCAACAGCACTGTTTATGATTATCGCCCTCGCAACTGTGTTGCTGTTAATGCTTGGTAAAGTAAAGCTGGGCGGAGAGGATGGCAAGCATGGCTGAGCAGCAAATAATTGATCGCGGCGCACGCTACCGTTTAAAAAAGCAAATTAATCAGGTGCTTTTTTGGGTGCTGATGACGTTTATTGTGCTTTATTCAGTATTTCCATTCTATTGGGCGATTGTATCTTCGCTAAAAGAAAGTGCCGATTTATTCACTGTAGAATTTTGGCCGGATAACGTCACTTTGCAAAACTATGTGAATGTTTTTAAAGAGCAGCCGTTTGGACAAAACATTGTAAATTCAGTAATGGTATCTTTAAGCACCGTCATCTTATGCCTTTTCCTGTCAGTTACTGCGGCCTATGCGTTAGGTAGAGTAAGCT
It includes:
- a CDS encoding ABC transporter substrate-binding protein; the encoded protein is MRFLTRFVYCAAAILALSSCSEEEAPHKLKVACGSVGIELKLCSDAVKRWSEANNYPAEIVSMPASASERLALYQQFLSAKQSSIDVFQIDVVWPGILKTHLLDLKPFVPQEEVDQHFESIIKNNTVDGQLLALPLYTDVGILYYRKDLLEKYDRTPPKTWQELTVTAQYIQDAERAEGKPDMWGYVWQGKAYEGLTCNALEWVSSSGGGSLVQADGTITVANDEAAEAINRAASWIGTITPQGVLNYSEEESRGVFQSGKAVFMRNWPYAWSLAQGEGSPIKGKVGVAMIPNGGDPDDPHSGTLGGWEMGVSKYSKQQEKAVDLVRYLTGPETQYAYALEASYNPTIRDLYKDQRVLDALPASDVLYDALSRAVPRPSRATGLRYNRVSYDFWNAVHAVLSGDDSAKDELTAIKKRWQRFQTESGEWQ
- a CDS encoding sugar ABC transporter permease; this translates as MFLTPMIIVIICVAGWPLARTIYFSFTNATLSDIDSHSFIGLDNFIYLMQDKEWWISVKNTLIFTGASVSLEVIFGTIIALALNAHMPGRGLLRASVMIPWAIPTIVSAQMWNWMFNDFYGVINAMMMGMGLIDQPWAWTADPNLSLWAVVIADVWKTTPFMALLILAALQVLPGECYEAARVDGIHPVRGFFKVTVPLIKPALLVAVIFRCLDALRIFDLVYVLTSGSRSTMTMSIYARRELVDFQDVGFGSAASTALFMIIALATVLLLMLGKVKLGGEDGKHG